One window from the genome of Microcebus murinus isolate Inina chromosome X, M.murinus_Inina_mat1.0, whole genome shotgun sequence encodes:
- the CLDN2 gene encoding claudin-2 — MASLGLQLVGYILGLLGLLGTLVAMLLPSWRTSSYVGASIVTAVGFSKGLWMECATHSTGITQCDIYSTLLGLPADIQAAQAMMVTSSAISSLACIISVVGMRCTVFCQESRAKDRVAVVGGVFFILGGLLGFIPVAWNLHGILRDFYSPLVPDSMKFEIGEALYLGIISSLFSLVAGIILCFSCPSQRNRSNYYDAYQAQPLATRSSPRPGQPPKAKSEFNSYSLTGYV, encoded by the coding sequence ATGGCCTCTCTTGGCCTTCAACTTGTCGGCTACATCCTAGGCCTTCTGGGGCTGTTGGGCACACTGGTTGCCATGTTGCTCCCCAGTTGGCGAACGAGTTCTTACGTTGGTGCCAGCATTGTGACGGCAGTCGGCTTTTCCAAGGGCCTCTGGATGGAGTGTGCCACCCACAGCACAGGCATCACCCAGTGTGACATCTACAGCACCCTTCTAGGCCTGCCCGCTGACATCCAGGCTGCCCAGGCCATGATGGTGACATCCAGTGCAATCTCCTCGCTGGCCTGCATTATCTCTGTGGTGGGCATGAGGTGCACAGTCTTCTGCCAGGAATCCAGGGCCAAAGACAGAGTGGCGGTAGTAGGCGGAGTCTTCTTCATCCTTGGAGGTCTCCTGGGCTTCATTCCTGTTGCCTGGAATCTTCATGGGATCCTGCGGGACTTCTACTCACCACTGGTGCCTGACAGCATGAAATTTGAGATCGGAGAAGCTCTTTACTTGGGCATTATTTCTTCCCTGTTCTCCTTGGTGGCTGGAATCATCCTCTGCTTTTCCTGTCCATCCCAGAGAAATCGCTCCAACTACTACGATGCCTACCAAGCCCAGCCTCTTGCCACTAGGAGCTCTCCCAGGCCTGGTCAGCCTCCCAAAGCCAAGAGTGAATTCAACTCCTACAGTCTGACCGGGTATGTGTGA